The Fusarium falciforme chromosome 4, complete sequence genomic interval tttactttattattttattttaatattttttattataaagtaaattatatttccctttaaaaagattaatcccttaatttttttcttattaatatagtttattatcttatttttaataaattttaattttatttttatttctttatataggttttttaattaattactaataagaattgctttagggttaataatagtatcctatgtttattaataagtatctagggtaaatctaaaattagtataagctagtataatctttgtgtttttatttattactatattataggctagctatgcGGCTAGtaatttcttaacctaattagtttatttataattaatatagtattagagatattattttagcgtttaatttatatactttatttatttatttatctccttatagtatataataaagaatttatagttaattcctaaatatcctataaggctttattaaaactttaaagtaaataatagtccttaatctataataatcttaagtaatatgctatatattttagtaatataaaaataaaaaaaataagtaaatttttctactattattaattctttataaggtataaaataagaaaattttataagtctatttataataataaaaatactattatagaagtttctaatagctagttcttttaataagaatagttttataataaaatctataataattaagtcctataattattttataactaggagtagttatagttttttataaggtttatagcgttatatcttagtttttatataaaagttatattatttaataattattaaaatagttttctttatattagggaaaataaatattatcttaacttattctagggttttattaattccttagtatctatataataagtaataatatattttatatataagtttataatatagtttatctaggacttattatttattagttttcttattatctaagagttatatattatattcttagatctactttaagaataaattaccttattctactatataggtacttttaataataatataagatatccttataacttggttatatttatataattttaataggtctttatctcttagttatgtattattataatatattttatagttaaggtagcttttaggtcttatactaaggttttcttaataaaaatattaatatattatttcttagaaatctctattattaagttttctattatattttattatctaatagtaatatttaataaatttttttatatatttctaaggtataaaaatatatttttaatatataattatttcttattagcttcttatTTAGTctacttatctaattataagtctcttaAGTTctctaagggtattattaataataatcttatttttttatttatttattaagtaatataatagcatttattacttagtataagtaattatttattattttaagtatcctttctatataaactataagagctattCTTTTACTctaatctttctagtatctaggttaggttattaattaataatatttactttattattttttattcttttaatataaataataatataattaaattctaaaaggtatttaatatattatagttattatttactaagtttttaggtttttataaaatacataatattcttataatttatatataccttaatctaatatttatttctaaagagataatattagaattccttaaaggtattaattattataaggaattctttattataaataaaataattaagttctactctatataacttataaaaataaaatataataagatataaaagtcttttattattttattatttaatctaggcgcctaatataaagtctaaggcatttattttaagtttaatttattaagataaattaaatatcttaagcaCTAGTTCGCTTAGaataaatttcttaattatattaaaggcttttcttaccttatctctaaatataaatgttttatctttctttataaggttaattaataatatagtaatcttcctaaattattagaggaatttatagtaatagttagCGAAgctaaggaaggcttatacttccttaacatttattaattccttctaatccctaattactaagaccttcttagggtctatatatatcttattatataagataatatatctaaggaattctacttctaaggcatagaatttacttttcttaggttctattagtaacttaatatcttatagtatttataataccttatagatatattctatatattctttttttattttaaagaagataagaatattatctaagtaatatataataaatatatctagatattcttatagtatattattaattatttattagaatataataggtatattaataagtctaaaaggcataataagatatttaaataatctatacttagtataaaaagtagttttttatttatatctttctttaatttaaataaggttataggctcttttaaggttaagtattataaaatactttattctaaaaagttaatcctttagctcgctaataaggggtaataatatataatttttaattataatagtattaagtatttaaaaatcaatatagagttaaagctttttattcttctttaagataaatataataaggtatctaataaataacttactttccctaatatatcctttttataatatatctttaatatattcctttaatattaataattatactttattaagagggtagagtttattaaagctaagttatttcttattaataaacttaattttaaggttataatatatatattttagtagacctattttaagtttttctataaagagtttcttatagatataatactataataaaatattattaagttatttttcttttaatatcttcttagcctacttaaggtttttttttagtctatagaattattatataatatatataattatttactaattttattatttttatctattatagtatttatattatatccctttaggtaaggagatatcttatatttacctttacttaacttctctaatatctttaataaaagtttaagatctcttatctaagttattatttattatagagagtgccttattattaaaagaaagtacctagctagttctttaattaaaatataagttaaattagcataactataggtacctaagtataaagttatattacttatttagtataatattaaataatatcccttagttcttttttttaataaaaactttaaggtaattaatcttattattaataatattattattataattaaaagggattccttctaggttaataactaagtaaggcatttatttatacctctataatagcttaagcctatttactattattaggttaaagtaattctacttagctctattatttattaaagtatttagttattctcccttaatttatatttttaattctaggtaatattacttatatactctatttataaaataaagagccttttagggtaatatatttctatatttatctatttattgccttatattaaataacttatctagttttttaatattatatagctaaaataattaaacttatatttactatttatataggctttataattatatatattatcctagctatatagttaatcctagtattattatttttatttagctcttaggttttttttatcttcttagctaattatcttttattagttcttaattttataaataatttattttttctcctaaatagcataatatagttttaaggagtattatatatttataatactaatagatttatattaatatattactttatatccctttattttatactataagtaaggtttattatttagctaatatagtagtATAATAGGGAAATAGTTTTATTCCTACTTTTCctcttagtatattttatattaataatattaatataatatctaagagatactaatatacttttagtatattaggtatattcttatattatcttatagattaaaagatatttctaggtattaagggtttttagctaattccctataataggcttaaatatagatttcttacttatctactatttctatatattcctatatagtctagatatacctttcccttaggctattttaatacctattgttatttttattatatagttaagggtaatttttctctttttatagctcTTTATCGCTCTTCTAGGGCTTCTTAGAGCGCCCTTAGCATAGTTCTTTCTATAGCTTCTAAGcattatacttaaacttagtttaattaatattactattacttatcttagtaacctaattattatatagtagcctattatattaatctactttttattatttatagatcttattatattcctaggatattttaatttaatattaagggcataaggtataattatattatgcggggttatcttattaatagtctcTGCGGTAAACTATAGCGGGcatataggtttatttattatatcttataatctatttccTATAGTTAAAACCTTCTTTAGCGGCTTCCTagaagttagcttatttattcgCTATTAATAGCAGTTGCTAGGTAGGGGTTGACGCTATCGGGGTTTCTAGCTTAACTTCGATGCGTCTAGTTACGGCGATGGtttactattataagaagctgTCTAGGTTCCCTTTCCTACCGTCTAGTTCTAGCAGAGGgttctatatatctaggtcaGTAAGGTACGACTAGTTAGTCTTTtagggtttaattagtttatagagttattcctttgtaatattattaatcacATAGTTACTAATAGTTTCCTCCTTCGTTAGATAGATAGCTTAATAGGGTATAGTGATTTCTCCCTGCTATGCACTAGTATAGTTATATCCTATTCGCGCTATTCTAAGTAtcctagtaatataaatagctatctagggttTAATATCTACTTAGGTAAATCTTACTtacttcttaccttctaagaggagctattatagctttaattaataatatccttcctTTATATCTCGCTACTtcttctaatatttattagccttatagcccttcttatagtaataataatatttaatatccttattattcttttaggctactctaagttctataagTCCCGCGTAGgtcttataagaggtattacttttagcttattcttacttttaggactaattaatattatttttattaccttaaatttattctttattagatttctttatatattatttaaactattaattattaatcttaataactatattaatataatcttagaggttattaggtttttttattttataaagtttatttttaattttatctttaagtcttttataaaatataatttaaaagatatttatttcttaattaagaaataaggtaatttatataaacttagctatatagattaaggtagcctttatttattataagtttttaagtttctatatagcctattattttttattaatagttctaaagttttatttaattatatccttaaagtttttatatttagtaaaaaaaagttatatttctttaataaatttatttctaagaaagttatatagcttaggcttaaactaagtaaatatactACCTATGAGATATctactagtatataagaccttacttttagtattagctatcttagtaaggaaatactattaatataccttaagggatataaagaatatcttaatataaatagcttatttattaaatagctctaggtccttaggcttaataattttgctaatatctttataagtaatattagtaatattatacttaaatattaagttactaagattataaacctattattatattaggttattttattaggcttagagcatagtaagttaattaatctagttttattatttattcatTATttactagtattattattattactattttatagcttaatagaaatattcttatatattatttatagatgcCTCTAtgcttataagttattcctaagtaatcttagtattattttatatattatttaagaggttattatactaggtagttaggtaattatatttattcctgagtttatagactttgtccttatataaggctaggataatatattttttattattattatctatatctattaggacATTAGGTTCCTCTAGCTTAGTCACAAGCTATTCTTGCTAgggggtaataagtaatttactgCGAGGGGTAGAAGGGGATCTAGTATTAGgtactatagtaataatattacttagagtatataatatattactaaataagagctattaatatataataattatgtatttcctaagggataaactagttatattaggtttatattaataaagaatactaggcatagtctaagtaatagggtataagttatatctagtaatatacttaaaggtattaagtataactaagttatattaatagctaaggtagttattatataagaaagtataataagtatattctatatattttgttttccttaagtaaagctaatcgCGAGTAGGCGtgatattattctaagaccgacgcggtctaggaataatattagtccttagttTGTTAGTCCTATTATGATTGGTAGTTTAGGACTTAGGATTTATGGGGACTACGTGACGTAGCCGCAAGGGTCATAacaataaggtataagtattaaaattaagatacttaatattaatttataaaaatatattattatagttattagttattactttatctaagatatatatattataagctaagacctttataataagattaataataataataataataataataataataaagtatttaattaagaagatcttaataagaaggatattattataaataaataaattagctatatagcctagatatctaatataatctatagCAAGGGTCTCTAAGAAAGTAactttataacctattagcactataagagcttttaatagcttagttaataataatactacttACTTAGtttcctttttatattttatatcttcttagtaaatatataatttaactcTAAAAGGTTAAgagcctatattaatataaaataattctaagagctctaagctatttactataaatagctttataaggttaaccTAGCTCTTAAGCTAAAAAGgctactaagtaataatattaccttttaacctaagtaatatctaattatataggcaattatataaaataaaaacttaattcttattattatatttattaataataataagagtctactcttttagctattaataataaattaccctaatagggttatagttattattatatcttttatatttttataaagtaatctctataattatactaagggtataaatattatattagcttaataataatttaattaaataattagatatactaagatttttttataatattatttcatTCCTTGCCCCTTGATGATTATTATCATTATAGCCCTACTTAATCAGCAATCATTTCATTTCATTACCACTTtcatagtaattaatagtGATTAATGTGCCACTCTGGGAAGATGACATCACGATGATACCAGAATTGTCAGAACAGCAGGTCTAGTATCTTAGCCTGGTCTCTTCAGataaaaagaggaaaaaggAGAGAGATCAGGATCATCAATCAATCATCCTTGGGTCTCTATCTTCTGATCACTTACTCCATCATTATACGAGCACGCGTGTCTAGCAATAATTTCGTCTGAGAGTTATCCAGAAGCGGTATCGGCAGTTTGCTACTTGTTTAGGATCTGCATTTTGGTCCGTGTGTTGCAGTTGGCCAAAGCGGGAAATGCTACACAGCCACCTGATTTACAATATCTTGCGTAGTTGTGGCTTGGGAGGGCTGAAACTTGTGTAATTGCGATGCAACCTTGATTCGGGATTACTAATCCTCAACTTCCTCCCAGCGATTCCTGCCAAGGCGTTTTTGCAGCAGAATGGACCGACCGACAAGGAGCACTGTAGTGGGCCACGTGGGACTTGTATTTCATTGCTGAATCTGCCAATAGCGCATAGTGCACGAAAGCGAAAACGACGATAAGGATTTCTATGATGTCGCTATATTAGCGATCTAGGAACCTTGGGCATAGAATATGGATGGTGGACCTCTCACTGAACCCATACAACACccgaggttgacgagacACTGTGTTCACATTACTACGGTTTGTAAAGTCTCTACCTTATGCAGCCTTCgttttaagattatactttTCTCTTTTAAACTTAACCTAAATCTCCCAGCaaaggagggagagggcTATTTTATCTATCTCTAGTTCAAAGGACAAGGTGTCGTTTTGGATAAGGTTGATAGAGGTAGGATGAGGCCTCTAGCGATGCAGctagaaggcttatattgAACAAGGTCATTGTGTTGCGTAGCATCGGGCCATGATGCTTCCATTGTGTAAGAAATGCTGTGGCCTTTTGCTATTGAGTAGTTCTGTCTATCCCCTGTGGCTGTAAGAAAGAGAGatggaagaaaaaaacacaCAAAGGTAGACCAAGCTGGTCCTCTCGACCTGGAGAGAAGGTAGATGGGCCATTCGGTGCATACTTTAAGTAGTCAGGGACATAGAGGCCAACTTAGCCAAGCAACTACCGATGGAGTCCCTGGGCATAACAGCAGCGACGATACGGCTCCCAGGTCGTATGGTGCTGGTAGCCTCGGTATATGGTCCAGGGGGTTACACCCAAATCCAACGAGACATATACCCAGGGCAATCATTGACACCAGGGCGAAACGCACGGCCGGCGGTAGACGGGGTGATCGCTGGCAACTTCAACCGCCATTACCCGCTGTGGGGAGCGGGGCAATCTTGAAGGTTCTTACTTCCGTAATAACAGAGTTCATCCTGTGATAAATTTGGGCCGAAACGCTAGGTATGCGAGCTTGAGCCCACTCTTGGGAGCCGTGAGGCTCTAAGCTCCCACGTAACTGCGTCTTATAGAAGAGCTTCAATTCTGAATAAAGGAGGTATAGGACTCTGGatagctaaagaatataATCACAAGATACCTACTATTTCCGAGATTTAATAGTCTTCGTGTCAAACACTAGAGCGGACAGTTCTTATTAGACATAGAAGTTGATTAACGTTAGCCGCATTTTATGGCGCGTTTGATCTCTCCACTCCGACGCCCAAGATTTAAGGTTTGGAGGTCTCAACATCTGTTTCAACAAAGCTTCTCCCCTTGGTCCTCCCTTAAAAAGCCTCTCCATTAATCCAGGACGTCGGAATATcatcgcctcctcctcatcaattTTCGCCCTTCAGCAACAGAGGCAAGTTTGGGAGACCTCATTCAAGATGCGGCTCTCTTGCGCCTCCTGGCTCTTACTGGGGAGCTTTATTCCTGCCTTATCAGCTGTCCCATCCCCCACCCCGCTCTCCACGGAATCAATTGATCCCAAACACTTCGTCTCTGAGCACGCCTCCAACAAGGAGAGACGACGAGCTGTCAAGGAAGCGTTCAATTTCTCGTGGAGGAATTATGCCAAGTATGCAATGCCCCATGACTCGCTTCGTCCATTGGATAAGTCTTATGAAGATGATCGGTATGGATGACCTGTACTCTGATGGTTCAATTGATCCATGCTAAAGAATGACTGATGAACGATAGCAATGGATGGGGCGTCACGGCTGTTGATGCGTTGAGTACGGCCATTATCATGCACGAAAAAGAGACGGTGAATGAGATTCTTGAGTTTATTAAGACAATTGACTTTACTACGACGGCCAAGGAGAATGAGTTGATTTCACTCTTTGAATCGACAATCCGCTACATTGGAGGCCTTATCTCAGGTATCTCTCTCTTCCACTCCCATCCCATGTATTCATCCATGTTAACCTTCCCCTCCAGCTTACGATCTTCTCAACGGCCCCTATAAATCCCTCGCCTCATCAAACCCATCTTCCATCAAAATCCTTCTAGACCAAGCTGAGTCTCTCGCAAAGTCACTCAGCGTCGCATTCACAACCCCGACCGGTGTCCCCGAcggcatcgtcgtcttcaaccCAACATACCGCAAGGGTGGCTACACGACCAACTCCATCGCCGGCACGGGCACCCTCGTCCTTGAGTGGACGCGTCTCAGCGACCTGCTCAGCGAGGGCACCTACGCGAACCTCACCCAGCACGCAGAAAAATACCTGCTGAATCCCAAACCTGAGAGTGGTGAGCCGTTTCCGGGGCTTGTGGGTACCCAGGTTAGTCTCGAGACGGGAGATTTTGTCGATTCTCGCGGCGGATGGGGCGCGAGCTCTGATTCCTTCTATGAGTACCTGATCAAGATGTACGTGTACGATCCCGTCGCGTTTGAAGAATACAAGGATCGTTGGGTACTTGCCGCGGACTCAAGCATCAAGTATCTCGCCTCTCATCCCTCCACCCGCGAGGACTTGACCTTCCTATCCAAGTTCTCCAACCGAACAACGGACCCCACCTCTGGCCACCTTGATTGCTTCTCCGGCGCCAACTTCATCCTCGGCGGTCTGGTTCTCGAGAACAAAAGGTACACAGACTTTGGCCTAAAGCTGGCAGAGTCGTGTTACCATACTTACGCCTCAACACCCACCGGCATCGGCCCCGAAGCCTTTCGCTGGATCGACGCTGCGGCGTCCTCCTCGCAAGTACCCGCCCAGTACGAAGCCTTCTACTTAAAATCCGGATTCTGGCCCACTTCAAGCGTGTACATCCTCCGTCCCGAGACATTGGAAAGCGTGTACTACGCCTACCGCGCGACGCGGGACACAAAGTGGCAGGACCGTGCGTGGGATGCGTTTCTGGCGTTGAATGAGAGCTGTCGAGTAGAGGGCGGGTTTGCGGGATTGAGGGATGTTATGAATGCGACTAGGGGGTATACGACTAAGATGGAGAGTTTTTGGTTAGCCGAGACCTTGAAGTACTTGTATTTGACCTTCTTGGGCGATGACGGGGAGGAGGTGCATGTTGATGGGAAGGGGATGAGGTTTGTGTTTAATACGGAGGCGCATCCTTTGCAGGTTCGGAATTTCGGGAGGAAGTAGAAGGCTTAGAGGTATATTTGATCTGGTGAGAATAGTACAATTCGAGAATTGAGAAGAGAGATTCGTGATACATCATACACTCATCTAGTTATTCTCATTGTTATAGCCCATCACGAACGCATTTATGTCTGGGCGAGAGATTCAAGCACCTCCCTCCCTCTTTGTATACTCCTCGTCCATTCCCCACTCAGAAATCAACGGCGGACACCACCCAAGCCTCTGCGCCTAGCATCGACCCATATCCGGATCACTCTTGTGAGAGTTCAGTTGGGCCGAGGGAGCGATGGGATCTTGCGCCTCAGGTTCTCCAAGAAAACCAACGTCGCACTGCCGGGGTCCTCAAATACAGGCGTCTCTGACCCCCCACGGACAGCCACAAGAACTCCTGAATGGGTACCGAAACACCGTACGAGGCGCAATCAGAAGTCCCGATGACAATAGAATGGACAATTTTCAAGTGACTTGTAAAAACGAGGCTATATCTTGGAGTTAGGACTAGGAACCCCCGTT includes:
- a CDS encoding Alpha-1,2-Mannosidase encodes the protein MRLSCASWLLLGSFIPALSAVPSPTPLSTESIDPKHFVSEHASNKERRRAVKEAFNFSWRNYAKYAMPHDSLRPLDKSYEDDRNGWGVTAVDALSTAIIMHEKETVNEILEFIKTIDFTTTAKENELISLFESTIRYIGGLISAYDLLNGPYKSLASSNPSSIKILLDQAESLAKSLSVAFTTPTGVPDGIVVFNPTYRKGGYTTNSIAGTGTLVLEWTRLSDLLSEGTYANLTQHAEKYLLNPKPESGEPFPGLVGTQVSLETGDFVDSRGGWGASSDSFYEYLIKMYVYDPVAFEEYKDRWVLAADSSIKYLASHPSTREDLTFLSKFSNRTTDPTSGHLDCFSGANFILGGLVLENKRYTDFGLKLAESCYHTYASTPTGIGPEAFRWIDAAASSSQVPAQYEAFYLKSGFWPTSSVYILRPETLESVYYAYRATRDTKWQDRAWDAFLALNESCRVEGGFAGLRDVMNATRGYTTKMESFWLAETLKYLYLTFLGDDGEEVHVDGKGMRFVFNTEAHPLQVRNFGRK